The DNA segment atatattattttttatcaataaaataaataaataaataaatactgtctcaagtatttataatttttagttattttttttatctttcttgttTGTGATATTGAAAGTGCTTATTTCAACTAATCAAAGTGAGATTTATTTGACCATCACTTTCAATCCCTTTAAGTAATTTCTTAGATCATGTTGATCACATGTTAAAGAATGATGTGAATGCTATTAATTTGCCTTTTTTTCCAATGTATATGAAAATGCTACAATTTGAGAAGGCAGAGTTACCTAAATGTTAAAATGTAAGCCTAATAGTAACTTAGTTTCTGCATCAACATATAACTATCCAACTAATTTGACTTCTCATTAATTCAACACGTTTAACTTAAAAAAACTTATACGTGGCGTGTTTTGaaactttattaatttttagttcaaaatatttttaaaaaattataattaaattgaattttatgtagaatgaaaatataaaacagGATAAATAATTGATTCTCTACAATAACACAATAAGTAATGagatgttttgtttttaatacaataaaaaaaattacaatattactagaaattttttaattctattatattttattaaacttGGTTAATGATTGAGATAATTGAATacatttagtttttataattatcaCGGTtgttcattaaataaaaatttaatattaatatactaTTAGCttgaaatatgttttattttttattttgttaatttaaattttttaatgatttttttaaaaaaaacagattATAAAATCAAGAAAAGGTATTTCTAAATTTAAGAATCAGAAAGTGGTAATACtttccaaattttattttaaataaaagaaatattttaaattgtaaaatgaTATTTCCGAATCTGAGAATAACATCctacaattcaaaaagtataaatagaaaaaaaatattttttatattataaaatttagaatatatttttttaaaatattttttcttctaactTATGAGGGTGCCAAAGATGTGGAGCAGGAAGAAAGagttaaaaaaattcaagacAAATGAAGAACTATTTGTataagagaaaacaaccttctCGTCCTTTATTCtaatttgatttatattttaccTGACTTTGAAggttaaaaatgtataaaattatatttttatttcagtaaatattatatagaattaaaatatttaatatattattattatttattggcAACTTCAGTTAACCGTTAAATCTATAATTTTAAGGATTGAATGACCTgtccaattttaaaaatattgatcaCATACAATTTTCAATTACAGAACCTCTGagtttatatttttacataCTTCTTCGATTTCTTATGTCCATCCACCCTAAGACATAACATTCATCCACCTAAGACATAACGTTTCTAGTAATAATATACTAACAACCCATATTTTTTATGTAACTCtcaatattattgttttaatatttttttatatcatttaattataaatttatatcaaGCATCATTTTACTCATGTTTAATACTTGAATCGTAATGTTTAATATTTGAATCGTAACTCAATTAGGTAGAGCTTGCAGCGTTATATTCGCTTCTCACTAAACTCAATTTTCTAATATCTTTTATCATAACCAAGCTTCAATTACCAAAGGTGTTTTTGCAGAATAGAAACCCCTTCAAACTTATAAAAGGAAGACTATATAATCCAATTACATAAACAAGCACGAAAATTTGCGTTTAAGCTAAAATCTCAGTCAGGTACTTTTaagcttttaaaaaaaacaaattagcCTTCTGAATTTTAACAAGTGCTAAAGAATGAAATATACAAGAAAATTGAACCTTCGTAGACTACCTGAACTGGTTACaagaatgataataataaaCACGGTGATTATACaaactttaaatttatgaaCATTTTCAGATATCAGTAAAGTAAAATTATATGCGCTATGTTGAGTAAGTTTCATTTGGGGGAAAGAGACATTGCATTCCTAAGTTACATTTCTtttaactctttcaaaaattaCAGCATCGCCAGAAGTTACATTTCTtttaactctttcaaaaattaCAGCATCGCCAGAAGCCTATCTAGGTACTTGCGTACGTTGGTGATCATAAGAATGATGTAAGGGTGCTCCGGTTGTATCTTGAGAATGTGAGTCAACCCCAGCTTGCATCTGAAAAGTTAAGCAAATTCGAATTATTTGAGGTTATGCGAAGGTAATATATTAGGAACACAGTTAAATATGGAAACAAAATATCCACTTGGATACATACATTCAGCAATAGAATACAGGTCAGTAGCAGAGCAAGTTTTTGTTCCCAAGAAATAAGATGACTTCAAAGAcgaaaacaagaaaagaaagttGGGATTAAGCCAATGGAAGTGCGTCAAATGACCAAATCGGCAGCAATTTCCTATTTTGTAAAGTTCGATCTTCTTTTATCATCATTGTAAAGTTAAATGCTAATAaacattagaatttttttatttttcgatttaataaaaacaaatgttAGTATTCAAGAGTCATTTGTATTGTTAGACCTTTTTAAGTGAACAGTGAGTGATATTTCAGATTCAGACTGGGGACTCATTTACGTCCTGCTTGGTTTTGAAGGGGAATATAAATAGAgaataaatagaaaacaaaaaaaattgaatgtttaattattttgtagAGTAGGAATAGAAATAAAGTATTTGGAAAACTGTGTAGGTTGGTCTAtttaataagaaataaaaagagAGATGAAGAGattaataaaaatagataaGAAACAATAGTGGATCtcctaatttataaaaattgtttCCTTTCTTTTCTCCTTCCACCCAACACACGATATTAATTCTCTTCATCTTTCCACCTCCACTCTACCGATCAAGGCAGAGTTCTGCTCATGTAAATTGACAACATAATTAATCTAGTGTAGGGCTCGGCGTTTAGGAAAAGATTTGACAGGCGTAACCAAAACAAATAGGCAGTTGCTTTCTGCATCCCAAAAATTTCTTGTTGACATATCTGGAATGTTTTTCTACCTTCTCCAGTCCAGAAGTCACCAAATCAGAATGAACTTTTTATATCGCCAAATATGACTTTACATTCCAAATTGGTCAATCCCAAATATGATTTTGCATTCTGAATTGAGGAATCAGAATGGTGAAAAGATTCAGAGAATTTATTTTAGGTGCAGAAAGCAACTgctaaacaaatataaattgtttCTACATATTTTTTATGGATTTGAAGTGAAAAAACACAATGTTCATTCATAAATCAGAACCAGATTCACACTGCGAGACTAGCCTGTAAAAGGCATATCAAACTTGTAAGAGTGGGGTATACATACCTGATGCATGCTATAAGAACTAGGAGGGTATCTGACTCCTCCATATATCTCACGATTGTCATAGTTATCAGGAGGATATCCAGGACCTGTATAGAAACAAATCCATAGATTTATAATATGCATCtagaaagaattaaaaatatatgttatcGCTAAAAAATTGTAGTCTCTGAAAAAGTATTGAAAAAACGCACTATATCATAAAATAGCCTTTTCCAAAGCTTATACAAATGGATTCAAACTTTCTAACTTGAGAGAGAATCATTAAAATAACCAACTTTTTGAGGTTTTATTTATCATGATAATTTTAAGAATgtgttttctaattaaaaatatttttcttctttttaaaaaaattaaacagttcCCCCCTGAAGAACAAAGTTTAACCAAGTTTTCAAGTTATACTTCTGTTGTATTAATTAAGAACTTAAGATGAACGACCAAGAAAGTTAAATTACTTGGTTTAGCATCTGCAGCCATTGCAGCCCTTGCCCTCTTTTCTGCATTAGCCAACTCAGCACGTAACTTTTCAACCTCACTGGACATTATAATCATATTGTTGTCCATTGCCCGTCTGTGTTCAAGGTTACTAGCATGTGTCTTCTTCTCAAATTCAATAGCATTCCTGTATTCAACAATAAATGAAAATGTAAAGCATGCACATTGCACAATATTTCAGACTAAGTGAACTTTTTCCCTTGCATCTGATAAGATGCAGGAAATATCACTCTTCCAACAGGAAAAGACAGATTAGTTGAATTAGGAAGCCTGGAATCAGTAGATACACAGGCAATAACAAAATCTAGTTAGTTAGTCAGATTAAATCTTATTTTGTTATATAGGCTGACAAGTATCTGAACTAATCACAGGATTCAATATAagaaatcaaaataaacaaAGAATGATATATAAATCTGACATGCTTCTGTACACAGTGAACAATACCCATCAACATTAGTTTTTACAGTTTTTACCTCTTCTGCGAACCCCATGGTGGCATCATCAAGTTTCAAAGTTCAAAGGAACTCAGACGCCAGCATCAGGATTTTAGAATCAGCAGACTCAATGCATTCAGAGAGTCATAGTCTAACTAGTAAATAAATCATAAACCAATGGACtgataatacaaaataaatcaCAAAAGCTAGTGTACAGAGAAACAAAGAGTAATGGTGAAAAACAAAATGGTTATATAGGTTGTTTGGTTTAAGAGAAtagtagtaataataaattCTGAAATTGCTTGATTaaatagagaaaagaaaagaaattaatatattaataaaaatactatATTATCCTTCTTTGATTTTTACATTTACAGGCATAATTGACTATAAAAGACTGTGTAATCAATTATTTGTTGACATATATCAACATATAATTGACTATACAATttacataattgattatatgaTCATGTTGCATTAACACCTTCATCTCTATTTGCGGGTAACTGTTGCGTGCGTGGAGACCCTCACCCTCCATTTTTGTTTATAGCAGATATCATATATGTTCCTCACTATTCACATGCACACGCAAAGAAACTTTAAAGAAATAGACAAAATTCCCTTTTAGTTTCTGTTATTTTTAATTGGATAGGAATTAGAGATTTTTAGTAATCTATTATGCTATATGCATAACTGATTATGTTTGAATACACAATCTAGTTTAACTAATACTGTCCATGAGCCTCACAAGGGTAGAGCCATAAACAATATATGAATGTCTTTGCATTTCTTCTCAACATCAATATTGTCAATAGCACGAATTAAATGGCAGGCACTTGCAGAAAGCTAAAATGAACACCAGTGCAGATGGTGTGTTAGCTGCCATATTGACAACTGACTCCCATTTTGAgggaaaacaaaaattagaaactatttacaATTAAAGGAGTAGTGAGTGACAAACAcgaagaacaaataaaattactttACTCCCCTGATCTCAATGATCCAAACACATGTTTCTATGCTACAGTTCATTCTGATTCTGAAACAcgaagaacaaataaaattactttACTCCCCTGATCTCAATGATCCAAACACCTGTTTCTATGCTACAGTTCATTCTGATTCTGAAACTTCCACTACATGTTCAGAGAAGGGAAACCTAAACAACAACTAATGAGGACGAACAAAACGTGGTCCTTGGGGCAGTATCCACAACCATTTAGTGCAAGATCCTGCACAAACTACCCTAACAAGAAGATCACATAAAAATATCTGTGCTTAGTCAGAAGCACACCCTCATTATAAAACCTTGCATTCACCCAATAACATTCAGCAACCTATATCTAAAAGGCTTTCAAGTTGCACATTCCTTTCTCTACTAATTTTCACATCCAAgccaaaaaagaaaaacaccattcaccaaaaaataaaaaatgaaaacaaaaaagtcCAAGTCACCTCACAAGAAACagtaaacaaataaatgaatgaCCTCAAAAAGTCATGGCCACAAATAAACAATAATTcacataagaaaataaatatatgaacaATTTTACCTTCCTCGTTGAATCTCATGGAGCATGGCCTCTAAATCGGCTTTAATGGCCGGCACAAACTGCGCCTCGGCGCGCACCCTCCCGAGGTCGTCCTCGATGGTCTGCAGCTGCGCTGCGAGCTCCTTCTGCGCCGCCGCGAGTTCCTGTACGTCCACCCTCACCCGATTCAGCTCAGCGCTCATTGCGGCGACGGCTCGCACCTCAGCGTCCACCTTCAGCGACTTCTCATAGATCTCGCGCACCTCCGCGTCGCGCTCCGCCTTGACCTCGGCACCGTTGGCGGATAGGCGACAGAGCTCCTCCTGAGTGGCGGCGAGGTCCTGCTTTAGGGCCACGTGGATGCCAGCGAGGCGCTGGTTGTCGGAGATGAGGTTCTGGATCTCGCGATGGCGCGTTTCGACGCGCTCCTCGAGGGCGCGGACCGCCGTGGCAGCGGAGGAGGAATGTGCGAGGCGCGTGAAGGAGGAGGGCGCGTGTTTGCGCCCCGCCATTTTGCGATTTGAAGAGAGTGAGGTTTTAATTTGATGCAGAATAGAGAGGAAAGAGTAGCAGTTGAGTGAGTGAGCGTGGATATGGATGCTCTGCAACTGCTTTCTTCTGTCTCTTCCAGTTTTGTAACTATCTTTTCTTGAAATTGgtctaattttttaaagaaatttaagatatggtaaattttttataaaaaaaaatacagaaatGTGCAAGATGTGTTTGAAAAATATGACTTAAACAATTTTAGACTAATAAAAATCTAAGTCACAATTTGAAATTACATCTTCTAAGTTTTcttaaatcttattttaaatatatgatttttatttaatttttacagAAGCTGTGTATATGGTTAAGAACTTATTCTTTtcctatttttgttttgttttacatttttatatttttattttatttttttagaagttGTACCTTTatacttcttcttttttcttttttataaattattatatagacatattttttattttaaattgttaatttgATTAATGGATTTTTTTAAACCTTTTAGGTGTTGCTAAAGTTTTATATAATCTTACTTTTATTTTcagatatttattttaacaatataacattttttataattttttttatgtaaacatttttttaaatgatttttattattaagtttttatataacaatattttttcttattttaaataattatatatactaACAAGTAAAAAtcacatataaaatttaataataaaaaaatttgcaaATATGTTTACatgcaaattttaaaaaaataataatcaaattattttaacatataaaagattatcaaaaaaattatattattaaaataaatatctgaaaataaaatttatatatatgattgtatAAAAGCTTAGAAACAcgtaaaatgtttaaaaattcattaatcaaattcttaaaaaataatttaaatgaaaaaatatgtttatatatagattaaaaaaacaaaaaaaaatagaaaagaagtAGAGAAGTCgcatattttgaagaaaaaaaaaagtctttttTAAACAGAACGatttcaacaaaaataaaaaattaaagtcatACCTCTAAAACATGATTTTAAAACAAGATTCATCTTCATTAATTTAAAGTTATCTTTGAGAAACATAACTTCTTTATTTTAGAATTGTTTTCCCTAAACACAACTTGTTCCTTTTTTTAATCTTTGAAATATTTGTCCATATTgataaatttctttaaaaattatgCCAGTTTGGTGAAAAAAGTGTTTTGTTATCTATATCTTAACTTTAAAAATCTACATAAATGTAACTTTAAATTTGTTTCAACTATTATAGTTAAACATTTTAAAGGTTTTGAAAGGCTTTACTTAAAGTAAATCTATTTGGCTTTTAAATATTAACTAGTTGTGTTACAAATGTATTCAAACGCTTGAGACTATATATCATGGAAAAAATACAACACAATATCACTATAAATGGTAGTTATTAACTAGTTACAgagtttaacatttttttagaaACGTGTTTATGCATTACTCATCATACATAGTAAATCATTACAAACATTAGAAAACACTTGTGCGAATAAAATTTTCTGAAGCTTTCTGAGGCGAAAAAGCATTTTGTGGCGCCTCATGTTCTCATCCAACCATATGAAAAATCTTCAGCGGTTATTAgagaaatgtttttaacaatcAATAGATTTCTATCTACCTACAGGAGCGAGTATATAATCTATCTATGTTTTTGGAATGGCGAACAAAGCTTATAACACAATAATGGCATCAATCTATGCAATAGCTCAGCCtcaaagaaaacaaattttggCACGGCCAAACCACAAAATTCCAGGAAGCTACCTGCAAGATGATCAAAAGCCAAAGAAGTAGCAACTCTTACCAGTACAACTGTCCTTAATCATCATtaaaaacatttgaaagaagTATGCTAAGAATCAGACAACTGCTATGAACATCTATAGCTCACGATGCAGTAGCCATAACCAACactaaaattttaatagaaaataaagcATAACGTTTAGGATTCCTATTACAGTTATAAAGGTTCTACCTGGTGCAATTaggcaaaacaaaaaataaaaaggaatctTCAAGTCTTGGATGGGTAGTAGttatttcaaaaagaaaaaatgatgCAAACAAAAAGTAACAGCTTGAATTTTCTAAGTGCAACAAAATAGAAAACAGGGCAAAATttgatgaatttaaaaaataaaggaacTTCATTAGCTCGAGAACTTGCACTCTTTTATTAGGTCATTATGGGTACAATTAGCACTACTG comes from the Phaseolus vulgaris cultivar G19833 chromosome 8, P. vulgaris v2.0, whole genome shotgun sequence genome and includes:
- the LOC137823767 gene encoding protein FLC EXPRESSOR, which codes for MAGRKHAPSSFTRLAHSSSAATAVRALEERVETRHREIQNLISDNQRLAGIHVALKQDLAATQEELCRLSANGAEVKAERDAEVREIYEKSLKVDAEVRAVAAMSAELNRVRVDVQELAAAQKELAAQLQTIEDDLGRVRAEAQFVPAIKADLEAMLHEIQRGRNAIEFEKKTHASNLEHRRAMDNNMIIMSSEVEKLRAELANAEKRARAAMAADAKPSPGYPPDNYDNREIYGGVRYPPSSYSMHQMQAGVDSHSQDTTGAPLHHSYDHQRTQVPR